Proteins from a genomic interval of Plasmodium berghei ANKA genome assembly, chromosome: 6:
- a CDS encoding dynactin subunit 5, putative, whose product MNNKKYIAIDLGNLISDNYLESYNTVTFQKSEKFNRSDYILTASGNKVCKDSILCGMKNIHMLGKSIIKNEAILRGDLSTLYFGKYVIIGSKTLICPCFMHNNENSENIYCDNTKINQSLYVTVTIGDNVFIGNECIIKAAFIGNNVIIGNNCVIGERVIIKDNVIIKDNTFIPNDTTIASFSKYSGYPGKFVKELPESVERALKDASYFHYQNFIPNVTS is encoded by the coding sequence atgaataataaaaaatatattgcaATCGATTTAGGAAACTTAATTAGTGATAATTATTTGGAGTCCTATAACACAGTGACTTTTCAAAAATCCGAAAAATTTAATCGATCagattatattttaacagCGTCAGGAAATAAAGTATGCAAAGATTCAATATTATGCggaatgaaaaatatacatatgctAGGAAAATCAATTATAAAGAATGAAGCTATATTAAGAGGGGATTTAAGTACCTTGTATTTTGGTAAATATGTTATAATTGGATCGAAAACACTTATATGTCCATGCTTCATgcataataatgaaaatagtgaaaatatttattgcGACAATAccaaaataaatcaaagTTTATACGTTACTGTAACAATTGGTGATAATGTTTTTATCGGAAATGAATGTATAATTAAAGCAGCCTTTATAGGGAATAATGTTATAATAGGTAATAACTGCGTCATAGGGGAACGAGTTATTATTAAAGACAATGTAATAATTAAGGATAATACTTTTATTCCTAATGATACTACTATTGCTTCATTCTCAAAATATTCAGGATATCCTGGAAAATTTGTTAAGGAGTTGCCCGAATCTGTGGAACGTGCTTTAAAAGATGCTTCATATTTTCACTACCAAAATTTTATTCCCAATGTTACCTCATGA
- a CDS encoding proteasome assembly chaperone 4, putative yields the protein MNGECCRYSEKKNPSVAFFQETGIKENDIKVYRSHKVYMGYLDLYFCVIDFRETIFISVNDNNNELNDLQASYPIKYADADNIICLVGNPHSYGNDVANLLGMKFKIPFYVSVNVDESDENLTNFIFSNCLEIIKPLFENRENKLI from the exons ATGAATGGAGAGTGTTGCCGAtattcagaaaaaaaaaatccaaGTGTAGCTTTTTTTCAAGAAACTGgaattaaagaaaatgacATAAAAGTTTATAGATCTCATAAAGTTTATATGGGTTATTTGGATTTGTATTTTTGTGTTATTGATTTTAGAGaaacaatatttatttcagtaaatgataacaataatgaattaaatgatTTACAAGCTTCATACCCgattaaatat gCAGATGCAGACAATATAATTTGCTTGGTTGGAAATCCACATTCCTATGGAAATGATGTGGCTAATCTTTTGg GAATGAAGTTTAAAATTCCTTTTTATGTAAGTGTCAATGTAGATGAGAGTGATGAAAATTTAactaatttcattttttcaaattgcTTGGAAATAATCAAGCCTTTATTTGAAAACagagaaaataaattgatatag
- a CDS encoding metallo-hydrolase/oxidoreductase, putative, with protein sequence MFYFFYNCFFKYLITIYCLYSVSVIVCLRYKNCHSYLTFNNKESRKCLNNGYKNIKISRKIYVEGNKKLLKDNEILESCKDGYFENYKKKKIIRTLKNGINKLFFANRYLFGNIGFEEKAEQNNKDSYDKEWKEKKMNHDYYDIKKLENSLNIEPDKILLEEYIRYIHNIIEKDSILLNDDSFVKDSIHNLIVKWIKSVLIYKEEDDNLVDEKVVKEYNDENNNLDVESIARKLILFKTVLCNTLKTYGFDEKMIYIDEKTNDIKVKRNVFKDISGKKSDWKIIFLGTGSMYPSISRGTSSFIFQTTKKKYNEAYLFDCGENTFISLQKANIKISKIKNIFITHLHGDHCLGLISVLTMLKNLKTINIYGPEGIYRFLKNNFNSTYSKRIAKYFVYELKLKGNENNSNIVNSENSNIGINKKYLNDLKYIYKDANNMYQILQTDSIEINGFQIKHTIPTIGYIIKERYSENKFNAEHINEIIKNNYDELKKCKNLDYTPYKIYENVIRKMKSDDILIFPDNSKLSYKNAYKEIHKERKIVICQDTCDASSLLKDAQDADVLIHESTNSLIDLIDENMLYNTDIYNKNNYINLLSLKRENKIMEKNDNIDNLKQSENIPNDANSKTMKKNGKLESLDTINHYNKIIYERGHSTSYMAGNFAKKIRAKKLILTHFSQRYIGDNKLKNMIIMKRIENEALEAFYSDQNKSYKNFEKKNINISEKKKTVNLVYISNNINEKKETNDEIVNIIHEVDNRHNINSTNLDKMKNNCQENDVVAAFDGLVLYIPPQSI encoded by the coding sequence atgttttattttttttataattgtttttttaaatacttGATTACAATATACTGTTTATATAGCGTTTCTGTGATAGTTTGCttaagatataaaaattgcCATTCATATTTgacatttaataataaagaaagtAGGAAATGTTTGAATAAtggttataaaaatataaaaataagtagaaaaatttatgtaGAGGGAAATAAGAAGTTGTTAAAagataatgaaatattgGAAAGTTGTAAAGATggttattttgaaaattataaaaaaaaaaaaattattagaaCTTTGAAAAATGGGATTAATAAGTTATTTTTTGCTAATAGATATTTGTTTGGAAATATAGGATTTGAGGAAAAAGCcgaacaaaataataaagatagTTATGATAAAGAAtggaaagaaaaaaagatgaatcatgattattatgatattaaaaaattggaaaataGTTTGAATATAGAACcagataaaatattattagaagAATACATAAGATATATACATAACATAATTGAAAAGGATTcgattttattaaatgatgATTCATTTGTTAAAGATTCAATTCATAATTTGATAGTGAAATGGATAAAATCGGtacttatatataaagaggAGGATGATAATTTAGTTGATGAAAAGGTAGTCAAAGAatataatgatgaaaataataatttagatGTAGAATCTATAGCAAggaaattaattttatttaaaacagTTTTGTGTAATACATTAAAAACATATGGatttgatgaaaaaatgatatatatagatgaaaaaacaaatgatataaaagttaaaagaaatgtttttaaagatattagtggaaaaaaaagtgattggaaaataatattcttaGGAACAGGTTCTATGTATCCATCTATTAGTAGAGGAACatcatcatttatttttcaaacaacaaaaaaaaaatataatgaagcttatttatttgattgtggtgaaaatacatttatatcattacaAAAAgctaatattaaaattagtaaaataaaaaatatatttataacacATTTACATGGGGACCATTGCTTAGGGCTTATTTCTGTATTGACAATgctaaaaaatttaaaaacaattaatatatatggacCAGAAGGTATATATAGattcttaaaaaataattttaattcaaCATATTCAAAACGTATAgctaaatattttgtatatgaattaaaattaaaaggaaatgaaaataattcaaatattGTGAATTCtgaaaattcaaatatagggataaataaaaaatatctaaatgatttaaaatatatatataaagatgcaaataatatgtatCAAATATTACAAACCGATTCTATAGAAATAAATGGatttcaaataaaacataCTATTCCAACTATtggatatataattaaagaACGGTATtctgaaaataaatttaatgcagaacatataaatgaaataattaaaaataattatgatgaattaaaaaaatgtaaaaatttaGATTATACcccatataaaatatatgaaaatgttataagaaaaatgaaaagtgatgatatacttatatttcctgataattcaaaattaagttataaaaatgcttataaagaaatacataaagaaagaaaaattgttatatgTCAAGATACTTGTGATGCATCTAGTTTATTAAAAGATGCACAAGATGCAGATGTACTAATACATGAATCAACAAATAGTTTAATAGATTTaattgatgaaaatatgcTTTACAATacagatatatataataaaaataattatataaatttattatctCTAAAAAGagagaataaaataatggaaaaaaatgataatattgataattTGAAACAATCTGAAAATATTCCAAATGATGCAAATAGCAAAactatgaaaaaaaatggaaagtTAGAAAGTTTAGATACTATAAatcattataataaaataatttatgagCGTGGGCATTCTACTTCTTATATGGCAGGAAATTTTGCGAAAAAAATTCGAGCCAagaaattaattttaacacATTTTTCACAAAGATATATAGGTGATaataaattgaaaaatatgataattatgaaaagAATTGAAAATGAAGCTTTAGAAGCTTTTTATTCTgatcaaaataaatcatataaaaattttgagaaaaaaaatataaatatttctgaaaaaaaaaaaactgtaaatttagtatatatttctaataatatcaatgaaaaaaaagaaacgAATGATGAAATAGTGAATATTATACATGAGGTAGATAATAGacataatattaattcaaCAAATTTggataaaatgaaaaataattgtcAAGAAAATGATGTAGTTGCAGCTTTTGATGGCCTTGTTCTATACATCCCACCCCAATCGATTTAA